One Pecten maximus chromosome 16, xPecMax1.1, whole genome shotgun sequence DNA window includes the following coding sequences:
- the LOC117345122 gene encoding 5-hydroxytryptamine receptor 1-like, whose protein sequence is MERTINSSERAPSLELYTAIPLSLVTMETVRCRNCSLINQSTAGVMDVSKPGIVIDVYPEFIGYAYTIESVFVGIILFFLIILTVAGNVIVLIAVFSNRKLRTVSNMFIVSLSLTDLFVGTIVMIPAALNEIFDEWILAREFCSIWVSFDVMLTSASILNVCLISIDRYIAIMTPLRYRSLMTNRRAILMLLVVWGIAILSSFVPVENGLHNPNLPTLENLTIFSDQPQCIFIVSFPYAVIAGSVTILLPIIVALTLYWRVSNEAKRQAFLVGSLIAAGNVLLGQHVAAKHIREPFTRKATVTLGIIVGAFVVTWTPFLIANSIDAYLHVIPVKLFTAFVWLGYCNSLINPIIYPLFMRDFRKVYKSMFTKCCPYVKKIKSLRKDKVYRCIPSPKCQQRKAVI, encoded by the coding sequence ATGGAAAGGACAATTAATTCATCGGAAAGAGCGCCATCTCTAGAGCTGTACACGGCGATTCCTCTATCCCTAGTCACCATGGAAACAGTCCGGTGTCGGAACTGCTCCCTTATCAATCAGTCCACAGCGGGTGTTATGGATGTTTCTAAACCTGGAATCGTGATAGATGTTTATCCGGAGTTTATCGGTTATGCTTACACAATTGAAAGCGTTTTCGTTGGAATTATTCTATTCTTTCTAATTATTCTCACAGTGGCTGGAAATGTTATTGTACTTATAGCCGTATTTTCGAACCGGAAGTTACGGACGGTATCTAATATGTTCATTGTATCGCTGAGTCTGACAGATCTTTTCGTCGGAACAATAGTCATGATACCCGCGGCCCTTAATGAAATTTTCGACGAGTGGATATTAGCCAGAGAGTTTTGCTCGATATGGGTGTCATTTGATGTCATGTTGACCAGTGCCTCCATATTGAATGTTTGTTTGATAAGCATTGACCGCTATATCGCCATTATGACACCACTTAGGTACCGGTCACTGATGACAAACCGGCGGGCTATCCTTATGCTTTTGGTAGTGTGGGGGATAGCCATACTTTCTTCATTTGTCCCCGTGGAGAACGGACTACATAATCCAAATCTGCCAACGCTAGAAAACTTGACGATATTTAGTGACCAACCCCAGTGTATATTTATAGTGAGTTTCCCGTACGCGGTTATAGCGGGATCAGTGACTATACTGCTACCCATCATTGTAGCCCTCACTCTGTACTGGAGGGTGTCCAATGAGGCTAAACGACAGGCTTTTCTTGTTGGTAGCCTGATCGCCGCGGGAAATGTGCTTCTCGGACAACATGTGGCTGCCAAACACATCCGTGAACCCTTCACAAGGAAAGCCACAGTGACTCTGGGCATCATAGTAGGCGCCTTCGTGGTGACATGGACGCCATTCTTAATTGCCAATAGCATTGACGCATATTTACATGTGATTCCCGTTAAGTTATTTACGGCATTCGTGTGGTTAGGGTATTGCAACAGTTTAATTAATCCCATCATTTATCCGTTGTTTATGAGAGACTTTCGGAAAGTGTACAAATCTATGTTTACGAAGTGTTGTCCGTATGTAAAGAAGATAAAGTCCCTCAGAAAAGATAAAGTATATAGGTGCATTCCTTCTCCAAAATGTCAACAACGCAAAGCTGTAATATAA